One genomic segment of Streptosporangiales bacterium includes these proteins:
- a CDS encoding HNH endonuclease, translated as MAHALVLNATYEPLCVVPLRRAVILVLAEKATILATGEETLHSERLDVPAPTVVLLSRYVRVPYRRGVPLSRRAVLQRDAHHCVYCDGRAETIDHVVPRSRGGRHVWSNVVAACRRCNHAKADRLLAEIGWSLPRQPKAPAGTVALLVGYVRRDPSWEPYLVPWAPAVGSVAS; from the coding sequence GTGGCCCACGCCCTGGTGCTCAACGCGACGTACGAGCCGCTGTGCGTCGTCCCGCTCCGTCGTGCCGTCATCCTCGTCCTGGCCGAGAAGGCGACGATCCTCGCGACGGGTGAGGAGACCCTCCACTCCGAGCGGCTCGACGTGCCCGCGCCCACCGTGGTGCTGCTCAGCCGGTACGTTCGCGTGCCCTACCGCCGGGGGGTGCCGCTGAGCAGGCGTGCCGTGCTCCAGCGCGACGCGCACCACTGCGTGTACTGCGACGGCAGGGCCGAGACCATCGACCACGTCGTGCCGCGGTCGCGCGGCGGGCGCCACGTCTGGTCCAACGTCGTCGCCGCATGCCGCCGCTGTAACCACGCCAAGGCCGACCGGCTGCTCGCCGAGATCGGCTGGTCGTTACCCAGGCAGCCGAAGGCGCCCGCGGGCACGGTCGCGCTGCTCGTCGGATACGTACGCCGCGACCCGTCGTGGGAGCCCTACCTCGTGCCGTGGGCCCCGGCCGTCGGCAGCGTCGCGTCCTAG
- a CDS encoding M48 family metalloprotease, which yields MSAYTPVALGLLALVLTGPAPAALARATWPHRVPRAAAVLWQSLATAAVLSALGAGLATATGLLVRPVGVVELVGHVSVLVLTILVAVRLGLAVVAFAVRTRARRRRHRELVDLLADRDGLEPGLRILAETTPVAYCLPSARDARVVLSAGALDRLDADELGAVIAHEKAHLRARHDLVLEAFGALRTAFPRFVRSRTALEQNRILVEMLADDAARRRVGAAPLARALVKLAGTPVPAAALAASHQATLLRVRRLAEPPGRHLLLTASTYAVAVALVVVPTVFVAVPWLLRVVDAVS from the coding sequence GTGAGCGCCTACACGCCCGTCGCGCTCGGGCTGCTCGCGCTCGTCCTCACCGGACCGGCGCCGGCCGCGCTCGCCCGCGCGACGTGGCCGCACCGCGTGCCGCGGGCGGCGGCCGTGCTGTGGCAGTCGCTCGCGACCGCCGCGGTGCTCTCGGCACTCGGCGCCGGGCTGGCGACGGCGACGGGTCTGCTCGTCCGGCCGGTCGGCGTCGTGGAGCTGGTCGGGCACGTGAGCGTTCTCGTGCTCACGATCCTCGTCGCCGTACGGCTCGGCCTCGCCGTCGTCGCATTCGCCGTCCGCACCCGCGCCCGCCGGCGGCGCCACCGCGAGCTCGTCGACCTGCTCGCCGACCGCGACGGCCTCGAACCCGGCCTGCGCATCCTCGCCGAGACGACACCCGTCGCCTACTGCCTGCCGTCGGCGCGCGACGCCCGCGTCGTGCTGTCGGCCGGTGCGCTCGACCGCCTCGACGCCGACGAGCTCGGCGCCGTCATCGCGCACGAGAAGGCCCACCTGCGGGCGCGCCACGACCTCGTGCTCGAGGCGTTCGGCGCGCTCCGCACGGCGTTCCCCCGCTTCGTCCGCAGCCGCACCGCGCTGGAGCAGAACCGCATCCTCGTCGAGATGCTCGCCGATGACGCCGCGCGCCGGCGGGTGGGTGCTGCTCCGCTCGCCAGGGCACTGGTCAAGCTCGCCGGCACGCCCGTCCCCGCCGCGGCGCTCGCGGCGTCTCACCAGGCGACCCTGCTGCGGGTCAGGCGCCTGGCCGAGCCGCCCGGCAGGCACCTGCTGCTGACCGCCTCCACCTACGCCGTCGCGGTCGCGCTCGTGGTCGTGCCGACCGTGTTCGTCGCCGTGCCATGGCTGCTCCGCGTCGTCGACGCCGTGAGCTGA
- the cydD gene encoding thiol reductant ABC exporter subunit CydD, whose product MRPLDPRLLRYARATVPYLAGCAGIGTATGVLLLLQAGLLADVVSRAFLGGAGPADVRWTLVLLAAVTFARAALGWLQETVAYEAAARVKSTLRRRLLAHVVALGPTWLTGQRSGALTALAVRGVDALDAYFARYLPQLVLAVTVPVLVLARLLGADPVSAVIVAVTLPLVPVFMALVGLTTQRRSARRWRALAVLAHHFADVVVGLPTLRVFGRARAQAAAVRRVTETYRRESLGALRSAFLSALVLELLTTLSVALVAVGVGLRVVEGRLDLATGLLVLLLAPEAYLPLRRVGAHFHASVDGLAAAEQVFAVLETPLPARGTRPVPDLRTAVLRVEGVTVRVDDRAAPAVDGASFEVRPGEIVALTGPSGCGKSTLLSVLLGFRTPDSGRVRLGDADLGDLDIEAWRGRVGWVPQRPSLVAGTVADNVRLGVPSAADADVLAALREARAAELAPEVPVGDGGGRLSAGQARRVAIARALVRRPDLLLLDEPTAGLDAGTEAAVLHALRRRGVTTLVVAHRPAVLDAADRTVTLGTLVPPVVPLHMALPGDLALDMALPGANRGESGIRPGSAM is encoded by the coding sequence GTGAGGCCCCTGGACCCGCGGCTGCTGCGGTACGCGCGGGCGACGGTGCCGTACCTCGCCGGCTGCGCCGGCATCGGCACCGCGACCGGCGTGCTGCTGCTCCTGCAGGCCGGGCTGCTCGCGGACGTCGTGAGCCGGGCGTTCCTCGGTGGCGCGGGCCCTGCCGACGTCCGCTGGACGCTCGTGCTGCTCGCGGCGGTGACGTTCGCGCGTGCGGCGCTCGGCTGGCTGCAGGAGACCGTCGCGTACGAGGCAGCGGCGCGGGTGAAGTCGACGCTGCGGCGACGGCTGCTCGCCCATGTCGTGGCGCTCGGGCCGACGTGGCTGACGGGGCAGCGCAGCGGCGCGCTGACGGCACTCGCGGTGCGTGGCGTCGACGCGCTCGACGCGTACTTCGCCCGGTACCTGCCGCAGCTCGTGCTCGCGGTCACGGTGCCGGTGCTCGTCCTCGCGCGGCTGCTCGGCGCCGACCCGGTGAGCGCGGTGATCGTGGCGGTGACGCTGCCGCTCGTGCCGGTGTTCATGGCGCTGGTCGGCCTCACGACGCAGCGACGCAGCGCGCGGCGATGGCGCGCGCTCGCGGTGCTCGCGCACCACTTCGCCGACGTCGTCGTGGGGCTGCCGACGCTGCGCGTCTTCGGCCGCGCGCGGGCACAGGCCGCGGCCGTGCGCCGGGTGACCGAGACGTACCGGCGGGAGTCGCTCGGCGCGCTGCGGTCGGCGTTCCTCTCCGCGCTGGTGCTGGAACTCCTGACGACGCTGTCGGTCGCGCTGGTGGCCGTGGGCGTGGGACTGCGGGTCGTCGAGGGCCGGCTCGACCTCGCGACCGGGCTGCTGGTGCTGCTGCTCGCGCCGGAGGCGTACCTGCCGCTGCGGCGCGTGGGCGCGCACTTCCACGCGAGCGTCGACGGTCTCGCCGCCGCCGAGCAGGTGTTCGCGGTGCTCGAGACGCCGCTGCCGGCGCGGGGAACGCGGCCGGTGCCCGACCTGCGCACGGCGGTGCTGCGGGTCGAGGGCGTCACCGTTCGCGTGGACGACAGGGCGGCGCCGGCCGTCGACGGCGCGTCGTTCGAGGTGCGTCCCGGCGAGATCGTGGCGCTCACCGGGCCGAGCGGCTGCGGGAAGTCGACGCTGCTGTCGGTGCTGCTCGGCTTCCGTACGCCCGACTCGGGCCGGGTACGGCTCGGCGACGCCGACCTCGGTGACCTCGACATCGAGGCGTGGCGTGGCCGGGTCGGCTGGGTGCCGCAACGCCCGTCGCTGGTCGCCGGCACGGTCGCCGACAACGTCCGGCTCGGCGTGCCGTCCGCCGCCGACGCCGACGTCCTGGCCGCCCTGCGGGAAGCGCGAGCGGCGGAGCTCGCTCCCGAGGTGCCGGTCGGCGACGGCGGTGGCCGCCTGTCGGCCGGCCAGGCCCGCCGCGTCGCGATCGCCAGGGCCCTGGTCAGGCGGCCGGACCTGCTCCTGCTGGACGAGCCGACGGCCGGCCTCGACGCCGGCACCGAGGCCGCCGTCCTGCACGCCCTGCGCCGCCGCGGCGTCACCACCCTCGTCGTCGCCCACCGCCCCGCGGTGCTGGACGCCGCCGACCGCACCGTCACCCTCGGCACCCTCGTACCGCCGGTGGTGCCACTTCACATGGCACTACCGGGCGATCTCGCACTTGACATGGCACTACCGGGTGCGAACCGGGGCGAATCCGGCATTCGACCAGGTAGTGCCATGTGA
- a CDS encoding cytochrome ubiquinol oxidase subunit I, protein MDVLDLARLQFGMTTVYHFLFVPLSMGLSAIVAGFQTAWLRTGDDRYLRLTRFFGGLLVVNFAVGVPTGLVQELQFGMNWSAFSVFVGEVLGVPLALEALLAFFLESTFLGLWIFGWDRLPARVHLGCMWAVAIGTQLSAYVILAANSWMQHPVGFAIDPETGRATLTDFVAVLTSEMAVVAYAHTAAASFVTAGALVAGISFWHLARRNQVGVFRIAARAACAVVLVAGIGVAVSGDMQGKVMSERQPMKMAAAEAIYETSAPASFSVFTIGTLDGREEIWSLRVPYVSSFLATGRLDGTVEGIDDVQREYVATYGPGDYLPNVPATYWNFRLMIGFGMTAVVASLAGLLLLRRWDGRGRGRRRRRSARGDRWVARAALTLPLLPLLANSAGWVFTETGRQPWLAFGLFRTADGVSPGTTASEVVVSLVAFAAVYAVLAVVEVGLLARLARKGAPPVDADADSGDGPDADAPLALSY, encoded by the coding sequence GTGGACGTGCTCGACCTGGCCCGCTTGCAGTTCGGGATGACGACCGTCTACCACTTCCTCTTCGTCCCGCTGAGCATGGGACTCTCTGCGATCGTCGCGGGCTTCCAGACCGCGTGGCTGCGGACGGGGGACGACCGCTACCTGCGGCTGACGCGGTTCTTCGGCGGCCTGCTCGTGGTCAACTTCGCCGTCGGCGTGCCCACCGGCCTGGTGCAGGAGCTGCAGTTCGGCATGAACTGGAGCGCGTTCTCGGTGTTCGTCGGCGAGGTGCTCGGCGTGCCGCTCGCGCTGGAGGCGCTGCTCGCGTTCTTCCTCGAGTCGACGTTCCTCGGCCTGTGGATCTTCGGCTGGGACCGGTTGCCCGCGCGCGTCCACCTCGGCTGCATGTGGGCCGTCGCGATCGGCACCCAGCTGTCCGCGTACGTGATCCTCGCGGCGAACTCGTGGATGCAGCACCCGGTCGGCTTCGCGATCGACCCGGAGACCGGCCGGGCGACGCTCACCGACTTCGTGGCCGTCCTCACCAGCGAGATGGCGGTGGTCGCGTACGCGCACACCGCGGCCGCGAGCTTCGTCACCGCCGGAGCGCTCGTCGCGGGCATCTCGTTCTGGCACCTCGCGCGGCGCAATCAGGTCGGCGTGTTCCGCATCGCCGCGCGGGCCGCGTGCGCCGTCGTCCTCGTCGCCGGCATCGGTGTCGCCGTCAGCGGTGACATGCAGGGCAAGGTGATGTCGGAGCGGCAGCCGATGAAGATGGCCGCCGCCGAGGCGATCTACGAGACGTCGGCACCGGCGTCGTTCAGCGTGTTCACGATCGGCACGCTCGACGGGCGCGAGGAGATCTGGAGCCTGCGGGTGCCGTACGTCTCCTCGTTCCTCGCCACCGGACGCCTGGACGGCACGGTCGAGGGGATCGACGACGTGCAGCGCGAGTACGTCGCGACGTACGGCCCGGGCGACTACCTGCCGAACGTGCCTGCGACGTACTGGAACTTCCGGCTGATGATCGGCTTCGGCATGACCGCGGTCGTCGCGTCGCTCGCCGGCCTGCTGCTGCTCCGCCGCTGGGACGGCCGCGGTCGCGGCCGCCGGCGCCGGCGTTCCGCCAGGGGCGACCGGTGGGTCGCGCGTGCCGCACTCACCCTGCCGCTGCTGCCGCTGCTGGCGAACAGCGCGGGCTGGGTGTTCACCGAGACCGGTCGGCAGCCGTGGCTGGCGTTCGGCCTGTTCCGTACCGCCGACGGCGTCTCGCCGGGCACGACGGCCTCGGAGGTCGTGGTCTCGCTCGTGGCGTTCGCCGCGGTCTACGCCGTGCTCGCGGTGGTCGAGGTCGGCCTGCTCGCGAGGCTGGCACGCAAGGGCGCGCCACCGGTCGACGCCGACGCCGACAGCGGCGACGGGCCGGACGCCGACGCGCCCCTGGCCCTGTCGTACTGA
- the cydB gene encoding cytochrome d ubiquinol oxidase subunit II — MDIPVVWFAVVAFFWVGYLVLEGFDFGVGMLSPFVGRTDGQRQAVLRTIGPVWDGNEVWLVVAVGLPFAVFPQWYAALFSAFYLPALAVLVALVGRGVALEFRGKRDDVRWHRRCDAAVAVGSFVPAVVWGAVLGTLVQGLPVDARGTYAGGPVVVDGWPGLSGAVALLGLCAFHGAVFLALRTTGVLQVRALRTARLAGPVAVVAVVAFLAYVQLARGDVVSAVTGVGAVLAVAAALVAVWRRRDGWAFAGTALGIALTVVTVFVALFPAVVPSTLDPGWTLTVESTVASPYALRTMTVVAGILLPFVLAYQGWSYWVFRRRVVAP, encoded by the coding sequence GTGGACATTCCCGTCGTGTGGTTCGCGGTGGTCGCGTTCTTCTGGGTCGGCTACCTGGTGCTCGAGGGCTTCGACTTCGGCGTCGGCATGCTGTCGCCGTTCGTCGGCCGCACGGACGGTCAGCGGCAGGCGGTGCTGCGCACGATCGGCCCGGTGTGGGACGGCAACGAGGTCTGGCTCGTGGTCGCCGTGGGGCTGCCGTTCGCGGTGTTCCCGCAGTGGTACGCGGCGCTGTTCAGCGCGTTCTACCTGCCGGCGCTCGCCGTGCTCGTCGCGCTCGTCGGTCGTGGCGTGGCGCTGGAGTTCCGCGGCAAGCGCGACGACGTCCGCTGGCACCGGCGGTGCGACGCGGCCGTCGCGGTGGGGTCGTTCGTGCCCGCGGTGGTCTGGGGTGCGGTGCTCGGCACCCTCGTCCAGGGGCTTCCGGTCGACGCCCGTGGCACGTACGCCGGCGGGCCCGTGGTCGTCGACGGCTGGCCGGGACTCAGTGGTGCGGTCGCACTCCTCGGCCTGTGCGCCTTCCATGGCGCCGTCTTCCTCGCGCTGCGCACGACCGGCGTGCTGCAGGTGCGGGCGCTGCGTACCGCACGCCTCGCCGGTCCGGTCGCCGTCGTCGCGGTGGTCGCGTTCCTCGCGTACGTGCAGCTCGCGCGCGGTGACGTGGTGTCCGCGGTGACAGGCGTGGGCGCGGTGCTCGCGGTCGCGGCGGCGCTCGTCGCGGTGTGGCGCCGGCGGGACGGATGGGCGTTCGCGGGCACCGCGCTGGGGATCGCGCTCACCGTCGTCACCGTGTTCGTCGCGCTGTTCCCTGCCGTGGTGCCGTCGACGCTCGACCCCGGGTGGACGCTGACCGTCGAGAGCACGGTCGCGAGTCCGTACGCGCTGCGCACGATGACGGTCGTCGCCGGGATCCTGCTGCCGTTCGTGCTCGCGTACCAGGGCTGGAGCTACTGGGTGTTCCGGCGCCGGGTGGTGGCGCCGTGA
- a CDS encoding MFS transporter: MLPFLVIARDYSYAAVTGITLAATLLSSLVQPVFGALTDRRPMPWLIAAGPLVAGAGIGLAGVGEAYAFTWAAIALSGIGVAAYHPEAARSARIASGGTARGMSYFSVAGIVGIASAPLLVAPVLGTFGVTATPLLAIPAACAAAVLVPALLWLRRRRLRAGPRKPPPAVDRRDDWRSFGFLTSAVIARSILYFGLLSFVALYLIHELGASTAVGSVALATFIASGSVGALIGGALADRFGRVRTLRIGYLAAAPCVLGLVLAPNLSVAFVVVAVLGLASFLPFAVQVTLGQEYLPHRVGTASGVTLGLAMSIGGLAAPLFGMLADAYDLRVALTVLVAFPLVSLLLTTRLRDVRAV; encoded by the coding sequence ATGCTGCCGTTCCTCGTCATCGCCCGCGACTACAGCTACGCCGCGGTCACCGGCATCACGCTCGCCGCGACACTGCTGTCCAGCCTCGTGCAGCCGGTGTTCGGCGCGCTGACCGACCGCCGGCCGATGCCGTGGCTCATCGCCGCCGGGCCGCTCGTGGCGGGAGCGGGGATCGGCCTGGCCGGTGTCGGCGAGGCGTACGCGTTCACCTGGGCGGCGATCGCGCTGTCCGGCATCGGGGTCGCGGCGTACCACCCGGAGGCCGCGCGTTCGGCCAGGATCGCGAGCGGCGGCACGGCACGGGGGATGAGCTACTTCTCCGTCGCCGGCATCGTCGGCATCGCGTCGGCGCCGCTGCTCGTTGCACCCGTGCTCGGCACGTTCGGCGTGACGGCCACGCCGCTGCTCGCGATTCCCGCCGCCTGCGCGGCCGCGGTCCTGGTACCCGCGCTGCTGTGGCTGCGACGACGTCGGCTGCGGGCGGGCCCGCGCAAGCCCCCGCCGGCGGTCGACCGGCGCGACGACTGGCGCAGCTTCGGCTTCCTCACCAGCGCGGTGATCGCACGCTCGATCCTGTACTTCGGCCTCCTCTCGTTCGTCGCGCTCTACCTCATCCACGAGCTCGGCGCCTCGACGGCGGTCGGCTCCGTCGCGCTGGCGACGTTCATCGCGTCCGGCTCGGTCGGTGCCCTCATCGGCGGTGCGCTCGCCGACCGCTTCGGCCGGGTGCGCACGCTGCGGATCGGCTACCTGGCGGCCGCTCCCTGCGTGCTCGGGCTGGTGCTCGCGCCGAACCTGTCGGTCGCGTTCGTCGTCGTCGCGGTGCTCGGGCTCGCGAGCTTCCTGCCGTTCGCCGTGCAGGTGACGCTGGGACAGGAGTACCTGCCGCACCGGGTCGGCACCGCGAGCGGCGTGACGCTCGGCCTCGCGATGAGCATCGGCGGCCTCGCGGCGCCGCTGTTCGGCATGCTCGCCGACGCGTACGACCTGCGCGTCGCGCTCACGGTCCTGGTCGCGTTCCCGCTCGTGTCGCTGCTGCTGACGACCCGGCTGCGCGACGTTCGCGCCGTTTAG
- a CDS encoding transcriptional regulator yields the protein MAHMAPTLGDLEREVMEHLWRAEEPRTVRAVHAALAADREIAYTTVMTVLDRLSRKQLVRRVRDGKAYLYEPVGTREQLVADLMHDALSGAGDRSAALVRFVGGVSADEAAALRTALTDLERRQPP from the coding sequence ATGGCTCACATGGCACCCACACTCGGCGACCTGGAGCGCGAGGTCATGGAGCACCTCTGGCGCGCCGAGGAGCCGCGAACGGTCCGCGCCGTCCACGCCGCACTCGCGGCCGACCGCGAGATCGCCTACACGACCGTGATGACCGTGCTCGACCGGCTGAGCAGGAAGCAGCTCGTCCGCCGCGTCCGCGACGGCAAGGCGTACCTCTACGAGCCGGTGGGCACCAGGGAGCAGCTCGTCGCCGACCTCATGCACGACGCGCTCTCCGGCGCGGGCGACCGGTCCGCCGCGCTCGTCAGGTTCGTCGGCGGCGTCAGCGCCGACGAGGCCGCCGCCCTGCGCACCGCCCTCACCGACCTCGAGCGACGACAGCCCCCGTGA
- the cydC gene encoding thiol reductant ABC exporter subunit CydC, translating to MKSRRWVGVRFGVALVLGVGAAGAGVGLLATSGWLIARAAERPPVLLLMVAVVAVRAFGIGRAVCTYAERLVGHDAAFDVLGRLRSRAYARLAAMAPERLGAYGSGRLVDDVDAVLDLLLRSGLPLAGAVLVSGGAVLAVGALLPAAAVSLGVAAGVVVLAVPALAVHRVGRAAASIPPERARLAAATTRLLHGLPDLVAYGATAGPYGLEAFERHDTRLRAAERRAARTTGLGNALVVAATGLACCAALGSGVAAVRDGRLDGTYLAVLALVPLALLDVLGTLPDAVQQGLRARVSLRRVRAVLAEPPAASAGTAPRPPYDIRVERVTCRWPDADTDVLAGVDLRVPAGHRVAVVGASGSGKSTLATLVTGQLRPEAGRVLVGGVEAGANGADDPRGVVGLCAQDAHVFDSTIAENVRLARPDATDTEVRTALTSARLGDWVASLPAGMDTRVGEHGDRLSGGERQRLALARVLLAGKPVVVLDEPAEHLDEPTADALMHDLLAATTGRTVLLLTHRTGDLAELDGIRHLAGGRLEEITAT from the coding sequence GTGAAGTCGCGGAGGTGGGTCGGCGTGCGGTTCGGGGTCGCGCTGGTGCTGGGGGTGGGTGCGGCCGGCGCGGGGGTGGGGCTGCTCGCGACGTCGGGGTGGCTGATCGCCAGGGCCGCGGAGCGGCCGCCGGTGCTGCTGCTGATGGTCGCGGTGGTGGCGGTGCGGGCATTCGGCATCGGCCGCGCCGTGTGCACGTACGCCGAACGCCTCGTCGGCCATGACGCCGCGTTCGATGTGCTCGGCCGGCTGCGGTCGCGTGCGTACGCGCGGCTCGCCGCGATGGCGCCGGAGCGGCTCGGCGCCTACGGGAGCGGCCGCCTGGTCGACGATGTCGACGCCGTGCTCGACCTGCTGCTGCGGTCGGGGCTGCCGCTCGCCGGTGCCGTCCTCGTCTCCGGCGGCGCGGTGCTCGCGGTCGGCGCGCTGCTGCCGGCGGCAGCCGTATCGCTGGGCGTCGCCGCCGGCGTCGTCGTCCTCGCGGTGCCGGCGCTCGCCGTCCACCGGGTCGGCCGCGCGGCCGCGTCGATCCCGCCGGAACGCGCGCGCCTCGCCGCCGCGACGACCCGGCTGCTACACGGCCTGCCCGACCTCGTCGCGTACGGCGCGACCGCGGGCCCGTACGGGCTCGAGGCGTTCGAACGCCACGACACGCGGCTCCGTGCGGCGGAGCGGCGCGCGGCGCGCACGACGGGGCTCGGCAACGCCCTGGTCGTCGCCGCCACCGGTCTCGCCTGCTGTGCCGCACTCGGGTCCGGCGTCGCAGCAGTGCGGGACGGCCGGCTCGACGGCACGTACCTCGCGGTGCTCGCGCTGGTGCCGCTGGCCCTGCTCGACGTGCTCGGGACGCTGCCCGACGCCGTGCAGCAGGGGCTGCGCGCGCGAGTGTCGCTGCGCCGGGTCCGCGCCGTACTCGCGGAACCGCCGGCCGCCTCCGCCGGGACGGCGCCGCGCCCGCCGTACGACATCCGCGTCGAACGGGTGACCTGTCGCTGGCCGGATGCCGACACCGACGTGCTCGCCGGCGTCGACCTCCGCGTGCCCGCGGGCCACCGGGTCGCGGTCGTCGGGGCCAGCGGGTCGGGCAAGAGCACGCTCGCCACCCTGGTGACGGGACAGCTCCGGCCGGAGGCGGGTCGCGTCCTGGTCGGCGGCGTCGAGGCCGGCGCGAACGGCGCGGACGATCCGCGCGGCGTCGTGGGGCTGTGCGCCCAGGACGCCCACGTCTTCGACTCGACGATCGCGGAGAACGTCCGGCTGGCCAGGCCGGACGCCACCGACACCGAGGTCCGTACGGCCCTCACGTCCGCGCGGCTCGGCGACTGGGTGGCGAGCCTGCCGGCCGGCATGGACACCCGCGTCGGCGAGCACGGCGACCGGCTGTCCGGTGGGGAGCGGCAGCGGCTCGCCCTCGCTCGGGTGCTGCTGGCCGGCAAGCCCGTGGTCGTGCTCGACGAACCGGCCGAGCACCTGGACGAACCCACCGCCGACGCCCTCATGCACGACCTGCTCGCGGCGACGACCGGCCGTACGGTGCTCCTGCTCACCCACCGCACCGGGGACCTGGCCGAATTGGACGGAATCCGGCACCTGGCGGGCGGCCGCCTGGAGGAGATAACAGCGACGTAA